The Candidatus Neptunochlamydia vexilliferae DNA window CAACTCCCCTCTTGAATGAAGATCGGTAGGCGGGAGATTTGAGGTTCGACTCTTTCGATAGTTTTCCACTCTTGACCTGTTGTTCTCCCTTCACGAATCGTATCGCCTGCAACGCCACTTTCCATAGAGAGCATTCTTTCGTAGAGTTGAATCGAAGACATTTCTAGAGAGACGATTCCAACGGGATGGTTTTTTGAGACTTTTTGGGCAAAGTTTAGGGCTAGGGCTGTTTTCCCCATTCCTGGCCTTGAAGCGATGATGATGAGGTTTGAGTTACCAAACCCTCCGATCGTTCGATCTAGGGCGTCATAGCCCGTTGAAACGCCATCTACGAAAGGTTTGTTGTGCTTTTGAAAGAACTCTCTTCTAAAGGCGAGCTCTGCAAGGTAGCCAGACTCCCCTTCTAAAGCACTGATTTCTGCAAAGCTTTGAGAGGTGCTTTTTAGGAGGTTTTTTGAGATTGCGCTAAACCGTTTAGAAAAGTTCTCAATGAAACTGGGAACGTCATGGGTTTTTCCTATTTCAGCGGAAAACTTTTTAACTTCTGAAAGAGCTTCTCGTTTTGCCCAGTTACTGTTTAAGATCGTGACATAACTTTGTAAGTGGATGGGAGATGGTGCGGTTTGAGCTAAGTCGAAAACGTAATCTGCCCCTTTTGCTTTCTCTATTAGGTCATGAGACTTTAGATATTCGATAAGGAGTTGGGTTTCGCTTGGCTTATCTTCTTTGTTTAGATGTGAAAGGGCGTCAAAAAGCGTTTGATGTTCTGCGTAAAAGAAGTGATGGCGTTGAATGCTTTCACAGCAAGCCTTTCTGTCTTCAATGCTGTTTATCATTCTGCCCAAGATTAACGCTTCTGCCTCTTGGGAGGCGATCTCCATAGTTTCAGTCATCGTTCCACAAAGTGTTAAGTGTAGCCTTCCTTTTAAGGCTACATGGTTTTGCATTGGAAGTCAACGATCAGTTGTGTGAATGATATCTTAAAAAACCTCTTTGGTTTTCAGGAGATTAGGCAGATATGCAACGGTTGCATATCTGGGTTGAGTGTTCCTATTTATCTATATGAGGTGACTGAGGGTCCTGAAAGAATCTGTTGCTAGCAGTCATTCGAATTAAGAGGTGAACCTCTAGGTGTGATGCAGAGAGTTTTCAGATATGCAACCGTTGCATATCTGGAGAAATTGTTGAGCCTTTGTTTGGGGTGTGATTAAAATCCGTACTCTATGAAAACCCTCTTTCTTTCGGGAAGTTTTCTACCAGATTTGCCCAGCTTATTAGAAAATTTGACAAACACCTATTAGCCTTTTCTCAGGAAAATGCCCCAGCCGCTTCCAAGGGGGTTCATAGAGTACGGATTTTAATCACACCCCTTTGTCTGATTTAAGTTGCGAGTGCGGTTAAAATCTGATAGATTAACGGAAATGTGGAATTCTATGATGAAAGATATGTTAGCGCGCTTTAAAACAACTAGGAATAAGATGAAAACAGTTACTTTTTGCTCCTTTAAGGGAGGAACCTCCAAAACATCGACGGCTCTGAACTTAGGGAGCTGTTTAGCCAAATTTCATGGAAAGAAGGTCTTACTTGTAGATCTTGATCCTCAAGCGAATTTATCGATTGGTTTAGGAGTAGGTGCTGATTGTTTAGAGACAATGGTTTTAGTTCTGCAAGAAAAAGCGCAGGTTGAGGATGTGATCGTAGAAACCTCTACACCGAACCTTTCTATTATTCCTGCAAACATCCTTCTGGATGGTGTAGAGAAGCTTCCACCACTTGGAAATGATTGCTACGCCCATGAGAGGGTAAGAAGAGCTTTGCAAAGTGTAAAAGATCAATATGACTACTGTTTCATCGATACACCCCCATCTTTAGGGTGGCTTACGCAATCTGCTTTTTTTGCCTCTGACTATTCGATGATTTGTGCGATTCCAGAGGCATATAGTGTGATTGCTCTTGGACAGCTCCAAAAGATTTTCACGACGGTGAATGAATATCATCCGATAGATGTACTGGGAGTTGTTTTTACGTTCTGGAATGAGCGTGGTGCGATTAATGAAGAGTTGCTTGAAGCGGTTGAGGAACATTTCCCAGGGAAAACATTAGAATCAAAGGTAAGAAGGGATAAGGCTGTCTCTAGGGCTGTGTTTGAAGGGGTTCATGTTTTTGATTATGAACCTTCGTCTAGGGCAGCAGATGACTACAAAGTTTTAGCAAAAGAGTTTTTGAGCCGTGTTGGCGACACGAAGAAAAAGTCTAAAAAGAAGGAGAAAGTGGGTGTCTAGGAAACTAAAGTTTGCCAACCCCGCGTTAAAGAAAGGTTCTGCGTCGAGTAAAAAGGTGGAATTTAACCTTGTTACCCAGACAAATAGCTTTAATGCGGTTTTTGACCTGCAAAAGTTAGACCCGGAGGAGGAACGTCA harbors:
- the dnaB gene encoding replicative DNA helicase, producing MTETMEIASQEAEALILGRMINSIEDRKACCESIQRHHFFYAEHQTLFDALSHLNKEDKPSETQLLIEYLKSHDLIEKAKGADYVFDLAQTAPSPIHLQSYVTILNSNWAKREALSEVKKFSAEIGKTHDVPSFIENFSKRFSAISKNLLKSTSQSFAEISALEGESGYLAELAFRREFFQKHNKPFVDGVSTGYDALDRTIGGFGNSNLIIIASRPGMGKTALALNFAQKVSKNHPVGIVSLEMSSIQLYERMLSMESGVAGDTIREGRTTGQEWKTIERVEPQISRLPIFIQEGSCFLNDITAKIRHLKEEKGIKLLIIDYLQLIRGTGETRLVEISTITRDLKNLAMELHIPIVCLAQLSRKVEERTNHRPLLSDLRESGSIEQDADVVTFLLRPDYYDENDRPGEADLIIAKNRHGKTGEVALHFSKSFAKFDPLITKEDTDNDIF
- a CDS encoding ParA family protein, with the translated sequence MRLKSDRLTEMWNSMMKDMLARFKTTRNKMKTVTFCSFKGGTSKTSTALNLGSCLAKFHGKKVLLVDLDPQANLSIGLGVGADCLETMVLVLQEKAQVEDVIVETSTPNLSIIPANILLDGVEKLPPLGNDCYAHERVRRALQSVKDQYDYCFIDTPPSLGWLTQSAFFASDYSMICAIPEAYSVIALGQLQKIFTTVNEYHPIDVLGVVFTFWNERGAINEELLEAVEEHFPGKTLESKVRRDKAVSRAVFEGVHVFDYEPSSRAADDYKVLAKEFLSRVGDTKKKSKKKEKVGV